A region from the Musa acuminata AAA Group cultivar baxijiao chromosome BXJ1-10, Cavendish_Baxijiao_AAA, whole genome shotgun sequence genome encodes:
- the LOC103969567 gene encoding tyrosine-protein phosphatase DSP1: MGNHRGAAVELELKLRSEEDESRRSSVIAREGRLGQFIPPFNFATVDRGVFRSGFPDAANFSFLDTLQLRSVVYLCPEPYPEANKVFLESNRIRLFHFGMECSKEPFDNIPEDKIREALRVVLDARNRPLLIHCNRGKHRTGCVVGCLRKLQRWCLSSVFDEYQQFAAAKARVSDQRLIELFDTSSFKHLLSLCICI; this comes from the exons ATGGGGAATCATAGAGGTGCTGCAGTAGAGTTGGAACTGAAACTGAGATCAGAAGAGGATGAGAGCAGGAGAAGTAGCGTGATAGCAAGGGAAGGTCGACTGGGACAATTCATTCCACCCTTCAACTTCGCCACCGTCGACCGCGGCGTCTTCCGGTCCGGCTTTCCCGACGCTGCCAACTTCAGCTTCTTGGATACGCTGCAACTGCGCTCGGTCGT ATACCTGTGTCCGGAGCCGTATCCGGAGGCAAACAAGGTGTTTCTCGAGTCCAATCGGATAAGGCTCTTCCACTTCGGCATGGAGTGTTCAAAG GAGCCTTTTGACAACATTCCGGAGGACAAAATTCGAGAGGCTCTCAGAGTCGTGCTTG ATGCCCGAAATCGCCCGTTGCTTATCCATTGCAACAGAGGAAAA CATCGAACAGGTTGTGTGGTTGGATGCTTGAGAAAGCTGCAAAGATGGTGCTTGTCTTCTGTGTTCGATGAGTACCAGCAATTTGCTGCTGCTAAAGCGAGGGTTTCGGATCAGAGGTTGATCGAGCTATTCGACACTTCCAGCTTTAAGCATTTATTATCACTTTGCATTTGTATTTGA
- the LOC103969566 gene encoding uncharacterized protein LOC103969566, with the protein MSASPPRPTTTDPTVPAPTSPPSPPQSDHESLPVAAAVVTVAPTPDQKVADDTGEAKKEEENGAAEAEEEEEEAECGFCLFMKGGGCKDAFIAWEKCVDDAEKSQEDIVDRCSEVTGLLRKCMDAHADYYEPILRAEQALVDAAADAAASSDDPDPQEEKKGKDS; encoded by the coding sequence ATGTCCGCTTCGCCTCCTCGGCCAACAACCACAGATCCGACGGTCCCCGCACCGacttctcctccctctcctccccAGTCCGATCATGAATCCCTGcccgtcgccgccgccgtcgtcACCGTCGCTCCAACACCGGACCAGAAGGTCGCGGATGACACAGGGGAGGCGAAGAAGGAGGAAGAGAATGGAGCAGCggaagcagaggaggaggaggaggaggcggagtgcGGTTTCTGCCTCTTCATGAAGGGGGGCGGCTGCAAGGACGCCTTCATTGCGTGGGAGAAGTGCGTGGACGATGCCGAGAAGAGCCAAGAGGACATCGTTGACCGATGCTCCGAGGTCACGGGCCTCCTCAGGAAGTGCATGGATGCCCATGCCGACTATTACGAGCCCATTCTCCGGGCCGAGCAAGCTTTGGTCGACGCCGCTGCTGATGCTGCCGCGTCTTCTGATGATCCTGACCCGCAGGAGGAAAAGAAAGGGAAGGATTCTTGA
- the LOC135594637 gene encoding transcription factor MYB106-like codes for MGRSPCCDKVNLKKGPWTVEEDQKLLAYVEKHGHGSWRALPAKAGLQRCGKSCRLRWTNYLRPDIKRGEFSPQEEKTIIQLHALLGNRWSAIASHLPKRTDNEIKNYWNTHLKKRLAKVGIDPCTLKATSNTLSSADGRPRSAANLSHMAQWESARLEAEARLARESKLRAASGSMNLQQQQQQQQQMRSSSLGEPISSPCLDVLRERKNTPGENVDLESPTSTLSFPENRPPTTESGTGLVDGDVAVAPASQQGSENSEPEGAEWRFSGNDTTDCLTGFSVEAFDGEAPWLSEPYASQAGCSWGQFGAGFTGMLLGEFGEQKTRDHSRDSHTNGHETCADEEEEEGEENRNYWNSILNWVNSPSSSSSPVSYNPD; via the exons ATGGGTCGATCACCATGCTGTGACAAGGTGAACCTGAAGAAGGGACCTTGGACTGTGGAGGAAGACCAGAAGCTGCTCGCTTATGTTGAGAAGCACGGCCATGGGAGCTGGAGAGCGTTGCCCGCCAAAGCCG GACTGCAGAGGTGTGGGAAGAGCTGCCGGTTGAGATGGACCAACTACCTTCGACCGGACATCAAAAGGGGGGAGTTTAGCCCGCAGGAGGAGAAGACCATCATCCAACTCCATGCTCTTCTTGGGAACAG ATGGTCCGCGATCGCCAGCCATCTGCCCAAGAGaaccgacaacgagatcaagaactactggaacacccacCTGAAGAAGCGGCTGGCCAAGGTGGGCATCGATCCTTGCACCCTCAAGGCCACCAGCAACACCCTCAGCTCCGCCGACGGCCGACCCAGGAGCGCTGCCAACCTCAGCCACATGGCTCAGTGGGAGAGCGCACGCCTCGAAGCCGAGGCCCGCCTGGCGAGGGAGTCAAAGCTGCGTGCAGCTTCCGGTTCCATGAAcctacagcagcagcagcagcagcagcaacagatgAGATCCTCGTCGTTGGGCGAACCCATTTCATCTCCCTGCCTCGACGTGCTCAGAGAACGGAAGAACACTCCAGGCGAAAACGTCGACCTGGAGTCACCCACCTCCACGTTGAGCTTCCCGGAGAACCGTCCTCCAACGACGGAGTCCGGCACCGGGCTCGTGGACGGCGATGTGGCCGTCGCACCGGCGAGCCAGCAAGGAAGCGAGAACTCGGAGCCAGAAGGCGCGGAGTGGAGATTCTCGGGAAATGATACAACGGACTGCCTCACAGGCTTCTCTGTCGAGGCCTTCGATGGGGAGGCGCCATGGCTATCGGAACCGTACGCTTCGCAGGCAGGGTGTTCATGGGGGCAATTCGGAGCAGGATTCACCGGAATGCTGTTGGGTGAGTTCGGGGAGCAGAAAACTCGGGACCACTCCCGAGATTCCCATACGAATGGGCACGAGACCTGCGCcgacgaggaagaagaggagggggaggagaaccGGAACTACTGGAACAGCATTCTTAACTGGGTCAACTCTCCCTCCTCCAGTTCCTCCCCGGTGTCCTACAACCCAGATTAA